The genomic region CTGCAGCAACCAGCGCAGGCGCAAGCGGTTGTGAAACACGGCCGCGACCAGTGCGCGTTCAGACTCGACACCGGTTTCCTTCTCGATGATCGAGCTCAACGTGACCCAGGCGTGTCGGCCGAGGCCGGACTGCCGGCGCAGCGGCTCCAATTCCGCGCTCACCGCGCGAAATCGAGCAGCCATGCGCCGGATGATGTCCGCCGGCGCTTCACTCCAGGGCAACGCATAGGTGTCGGGAAACAAGTAGCCCTCGGCGCCGGTAGCCGGCAGAGCCAGATCGGCGAGCAGATTGGGCTCGCGCGCGGCGCACAGGAACGCGTCGATACCGCCAAACCCCTGCTCGGCGAATAACTCGGCGATCTGCACCAGCGTAATGCCCTCCGGGATCGTGACCCGGTGTAGTGCGGCCCCCGCCGAGCGCAGGACGTCAAGAACGGCGAGCGGCGATAGCGGCCGGTCGAAGCGATAGTCGCCGCTACGGACGCTGCGATCGAGCCGCTTCGCCCGTGCCCACAGCGAGAGCAGCCAGCCGTATCGCACCACGCCGGCCGCCTGCAGGCGGCTGGCCACACTTCCAAATCGTTCTCCCGCCGACACGGTCAGCAACGCCCCGCCAGGCGGCGCCGGCTGCGGCCGGTGCAACTCGCGCCATCCCAGCACGGCTGCGCCGGTTGCAGTCAGTAACAGCAGGAAGATGACGAGGGCCACCGATCGCCACACGCCCCCTTGGATATCGAACGCGCGGCCACGACGGAAGGGCCCGCTACTCGGTCGAGACCTGATCGCTGCCGTCGTGCGGCGGACTGAAGATGACCAGTGCCGCGGCGGGGGTGTTGCCGGTGTTGACGAAGTAGTG from Deltaproteobacteria bacterium harbors:
- the mltG gene encoding endolytic transglycosylase MltG, coding for MWRSVALVIFLLLLTATGAAVLGWRELHRPQPAPPGGALLTVSAGERFGSVASRLQAAGVVRYGWLLSLWARAKRLDRSVRSGDYRFDRPLSPLAVLDVLRSAGAALHRVTIPEGITLVQIAELFAEQGFGGIDAFLCAAREPNLLADLALPATGAEGYLFPDTYALPWSEAPADIIRRMAARFRAVSAELEPLRRQSGLGRHAWVTLSSIIEKETGVESERALVAAVFHNRLRLRWLLQSDPTVIYGLESFDGNLTKAHLRRPSRYNTYTNPGLPPGPICNPGRAALAAALQPAAVDYLYFVGRGDGTHQFSTTLEEHNRAVARFQRRATPSDG